One window of the Natrinema sp. CBA1119 genome contains the following:
- a CDS encoding ATP-binding protein, producing MTGTGQPVVFVGNESPMGELAVEFEIVTVRERTRAVDRVETAAVSCVVVDGREDDRLETVAAVREAAPSVPILYVTATPDGTAAAAATRAGATEYFAGATDETLVDRVATLSVDNTDAHRAATGSIRAGPGARAPLAERDGNREPVSVGNHRADVVTQLLETTRALFSCELREDVAEVVVDAAERVLGFDVVSVRLYECDADDLVLTAASDAVGDLFSERKRVDVSKSEMGDSFRRSEPVIFEDLQNSSQYDYGPLRGAMTIPIADHGLLNVGSPVSGAFDDHHVQLAQLLTASAAAALERADRREDLLRHERVLETVEGMVYATDGDSRLTLVTDPLAERLGYDRDDLLGEHVSLIFDEQAYDRAVRHVEELLADPQRDSGPLEATYTTADGERFPVEIECSLLPGVDGSFRGTVSVVRDITQRKEREQYLQVLNRVLRHNLRNDLTVVIGYAELLSERLDDDALVAAADRLRETATGLARTSEKTRTIQYALDRDGDLEPIDVAEIIDDAVDAFDAADATLSVSTADACRAWADPGLRAVVDNLLENALQHTGPEPTVEVSVTRDGEAVHLSVADDGPGIPPAEIDVVTGETDITQLTHSSGLGLWLVRWMIDSYGGSISFAKSTIGGSRVEITLEAAPSDPSDAVRSGGRPSS from the coding sequence GTGACTGGAACCGGGCAGCCCGTCGTCTTCGTCGGCAACGAGTCACCGATGGGGGAACTCGCGGTCGAATTCGAGATCGTGACGGTGCGAGAACGGACTCGGGCGGTCGATCGCGTTGAAACAGCCGCCGTTAGTTGCGTCGTCGTCGATGGGCGCGAGGACGACCGCCTCGAGACCGTCGCTGCGGTGCGCGAGGCCGCGCCGTCAGTCCCGATTCTCTACGTGACGGCGACGCCCGACGGCACCGCCGCGGCCGCAGCGACGCGTGCGGGAGCGACGGAGTACTTCGCCGGCGCGACCGACGAGACGCTCGTCGACCGCGTCGCTACCCTCTCGGTCGACAACACCGACGCTCACCGGGCGGCGACCGGTTCGATCCGAGCCGGGCCCGGCGCTCGAGCCCCCCTCGCCGAGCGAGACGGCAACCGGGAGCCCGTCTCCGTGGGGAACCACCGCGCGGACGTCGTGACCCAGTTGCTCGAGACGACGCGAGCCCTGTTCTCCTGTGAGTTGCGCGAGGACGTCGCGGAGGTCGTCGTCGACGCCGCCGAACGGGTGCTCGGCTTCGACGTCGTCTCGGTTCGCCTCTACGAGTGCGACGCCGATGACCTGGTCCTCACCGCGGCCTCCGACGCGGTCGGTGACCTGTTCAGCGAGCGAAAGCGCGTCGACGTTTCCAAGAGCGAGATGGGTGACTCGTTCCGTCGATCCGAACCGGTCATCTTCGAGGACCTGCAGAACAGCTCGCAGTACGATTACGGACCGCTTCGGGGCGCGATGACCATTCCGATTGCCGACCACGGCCTCCTCAACGTCGGTTCGCCGGTCAGCGGTGCGTTCGACGACCACCACGTCCAACTCGCACAGCTGTTGACGGCCAGCGCGGCGGCCGCGCTCGAACGAGCCGACCGCCGCGAGGACCTCCTCCGGCACGAACGGGTCCTCGAGACCGTCGAGGGGATGGTGTATGCGACCGACGGCGACAGCCGGCTGACGCTTGTGACCGACCCGCTAGCCGAGCGTCTGGGATACGATCGCGACGACCTCCTCGGCGAACACGTCTCGCTCATCTTCGACGAGCAGGCCTACGACCGTGCGGTCCGACACGTCGAGGAGTTGCTCGCGGATCCCCAGCGAGACAGCGGTCCCCTCGAGGCGACCTACACGACCGCGGACGGCGAGCGGTTCCCGGTCGAGATCGAGTGCTCGCTGTTACCCGGCGTCGACGGGAGCTTCCGCGGTACCGTCAGCGTCGTCAGGGACATCACCCAACGCAAAGAGCGCGAACAGTATCTGCAGGTGCTCAATCGCGTCCTCCGGCACAACCTGCGCAACGATCTCACCGTCGTTATCGGCTACGCCGAACTGCTCTCCGAACGGCTCGACGACGATGCCCTCGTGGCCGCCGCCGACAGGCTCCGCGAGACCGCGACCGGCCTCGCCCGGACCAGCGAGAAAACGCGGACCATTCAGTACGCACTCGATCGGGACGGCGATCTCGAGCCGATCGATGTCGCCGAAATCATCGACGACGCTGTCGACGCGTTCGACGCCGCCGACGCCACGCTCTCCGTCTCGACGGCCGACGCCTGCCGCGCGTGGGCCGATCCGGGGCTGCGAGCCGTCGTCGACAACCTCCTCGAGAACGCGCTTCAGCACACGGGGCCGGAGCCGACCGTCGAGGTGTCGGTCACCCGCGACGGCGAGGCGGTTCACCTCTCGGTCGCCGACGACGGCCCCGGTATCCCGCCGGCGGAGATCGACGTCGTCACCGGCGAGACCGACATCACGCAACTGACCCACAGCAGCGGCCTCGGCCTCTGGCTGGTCCGCTGGATGATCGACAGCTACGGCGGCAGCATCTCGTTCGCAAAGTCGACCATCGGCGGCAGTCGCGTCGAAATCACGCTCGAGGCCGCGCCGTCCGACCCCTCGGACGCGGTGCGATCCGGCGGTCGGCCGAGTTCCTGA
- the gnd gene encoding phosphogluconate dehydrogenase (NAD(+)-dependent, decarboxylating): MQLGLIGLGRMGQIVVERTIAAGHEVVAFDLDEDAVAAAADAGADPADSIDDFVDRLDDDKRIWLMVPAGDAVDVTLEELEPHLDGDDIVVDGGNSNFEDSVRRAEACPAAYLDCGTSGGPAGAELGFSLMVGGPQWAYDELEPVFDAVATGPDGHERMGPAGSGHYVKMVHNGVEYALMQTYGEGFELLHEGRYDLDLENVASVWNNGAVIRSWLLELCEEAFREEGTDLGTVADRIEGGSTGTWTVQEGLEQEVPLPLIYTALAERFGSRADDGRFSRRLANRLRYGFGRHEVPRRN, translated from the coding sequence ATGCAACTGGGCCTGATCGGACTCGGACGGATGGGACAGATCGTCGTCGAGCGTACCATCGCGGCGGGCCACGAGGTCGTCGCCTTCGACCTGGACGAGGACGCGGTCGCGGCGGCGGCCGACGCCGGTGCCGACCCCGCCGACTCGATCGACGACTTCGTCGACCGACTCGACGACGACAAGCGCATCTGGCTGATGGTCCCCGCCGGCGATGCGGTCGACGTCACCCTCGAGGAACTCGAGCCCCACCTGGACGGTGACGATATCGTCGTCGACGGCGGCAACTCCAACTTCGAGGACTCCGTCCGCCGCGCCGAGGCCTGCCCCGCGGCGTATCTCGACTGCGGCACGTCCGGCGGCCCCGCCGGTGCCGAACTCGGCTTCTCGCTGATGGTCGGCGGTCCCCAGTGGGCCTACGACGAACTCGAACCGGTCTTCGACGCCGTCGCCACCGGTCCCGACGGCCACGAACGGATGGGCCCAGCCGGCTCGGGCCATTACGTCAAGATGGTCCACAACGGCGTCGAGTACGCCCTGATGCAGACCTACGGCGAGGGGTTCGAGCTGCTCCACGAGGGGCGGTACGACCTGGACCTCGAGAACGTCGCGTCGGTCTGGAACAACGGCGCGGTCATCCGTTCGTGGCTGCTCGAACTCTGCGAGGAGGCGTTCCGCGAGGAGGGAACCGACCTCGGGACAGTCGCCGATCGCATCGAAGGCGGCTCGACCGGCACCTGGACCGTCCAGGAGGGGCTCGAACAGGAGGTCCCCCTGCCGCTGATCTACACCGCGCTGGCCGAACGGTTCGGTTCGCGGGCCGACGACGGCCGGTTCTCGCGACGTCTCGCAAACCGACTCCGGTACGGCTTCGGTCGGCACGAGGTCCCGAGACGGAACTGA
- a CDS encoding HalOD1 output domain-containing protein, which yields MTVIDLVAQADGADPLETEPLYHAIDPDLLDSLPDADGFSRLEFSYQGYTVSVTDGTDGVEISLAETGVSVDGSSGDLIDTEFST from the coding sequence ATGACCGTCATCGACCTCGTCGCTCAGGCGGACGGCGCCGATCCGCTCGAGACCGAGCCGCTGTACCACGCGATCGATCCCGACCTCCTCGACTCGCTTCCCGACGCTGACGGCTTTTCACGCCTCGAGTTCTCCTATCAGGGGTACACCGTTTCCGTCACGGACGGTACCGACGGCGTCGAGATCTCGCTCGCGGAAACGGGTGTTTCGGTCGACGGGTCGAGCGGGGACCTCATCGACACCGAGTTTTCGACGTAG
- a CDS encoding 4a-hydroxytetrahydrobiopterin dehydratase encodes MSEPALADQECEACTSEDEPLEFDEYADFLAEIRDDVWDVVDDHHLEGTYAFEDFRDALEFTYEVGELAEEEWHHPDIQLEWGEVTIEMWTHKIDGLHKTDFVMAARMDRIYAEYEPEEDA; translated from the coding sequence ATGTCCGAACCAGCGCTCGCCGACCAGGAGTGCGAGGCCTGTACGAGCGAAGACGAACCCCTCGAGTTCGACGAGTACGCCGACTTCCTCGCGGAGATTCGCGACGACGTCTGGGACGTCGTCGACGACCACCACCTCGAGGGAACGTACGCGTTCGAGGACTTCCGAGACGCCCTCGAGTTCACGTACGAGGTGGGCGAGTTGGCGGAGGAGGAGTGGCACCATCCGGATATCCAACTCGAGTGGGGCGAGGTAACGATCGAGATGTGGACGCACAAGATCGACGGACTCCACAAGACCGATTTCGTGATGGCCGCTCGGATGGACCGCATCTACGCGGAGTACGAACCCGAGGAGGACGCGTAG
- a CDS encoding HNH endonuclease, translated as MGGEKRNIAVRFFGGAGDYTVVLERFCTYVLTENPTKTGVLEWVKANTRATSDEGIRDRLAFLESIGLLEIEPERVRLTPRGIEWLSETDPEILYELLSSAVYGFDTVLEALLDGPKTDDELGDAIESDHTEFDWNDASGPAQHRGWLQSLGYVERAAPENSLTESGRQLARRRSSEHPHLERGEFYAQTELEDAFDTSFGSYIKGISPRTDDEGALSYIILKAREDGPYGDEIDGERFTYIGEGVPEKGDQRLTGANSALLEQADRSTVPVYFFYQPADSDELRYEGLVDVVGSERVSLDERMVYRFTMDRLEIEPAEFEAFSESVSDNVADDETDEPALTDDEAEFTEVQRRVRSSAFPKKVTSAYDGRCAICGKSRESPDGVIDIEAAHIYPKRANGRDNVRNGLALCRLHHWAFDTGWLAVADDYRILVADRPDLEGYEEFAPLENESLTLPDAEDLRPHATFLAAHRDRHGFESP; from the coding sequence ATGGGAGGAGAAAAACGCAACATTGCGGTTCGGTTCTTCGGCGGTGCGGGGGACTACACTGTTGTCCTCGAGCGATTCTGTACGTACGTCCTCACCGAAAATCCGACAAAAACAGGGGTTCTCGAGTGGGTCAAAGCGAATACGCGGGCGACGAGCGACGAGGGGATCCGCGACCGACTCGCCTTTCTCGAGTCGATTGGGCTGCTCGAGATCGAGCCGGAGCGCGTTCGACTCACGCCGCGGGGTATCGAGTGGCTCTCGGAAACGGATCCCGAAATCCTCTACGAACTGCTCTCGAGCGCCGTGTACGGATTCGACACGGTGCTCGAGGCGCTTCTCGATGGACCGAAGACGGACGACGAGTTAGGAGATGCGATCGAATCCGACCACACCGAGTTCGATTGGAACGACGCATCCGGCCCCGCCCAACACAGGGGGTGGTTGCAGAGCCTCGGCTACGTCGAGCGAGCTGCGCCGGAAAACTCGTTGACTGAGAGCGGCCGGCAACTGGCGCGGCGGCGGTCGTCCGAGCACCCGCATCTCGAGCGGGGCGAATTCTACGCGCAAACCGAACTCGAGGACGCGTTCGACACCAGTTTCGGCTCCTATATCAAGGGGATCAGCCCGCGCACGGACGACGAGGGTGCGCTGTCGTACATCATCCTGAAAGCCCGCGAGGACGGGCCCTACGGCGACGAGATCGACGGTGAGCGGTTCACTTACATCGGCGAGGGCGTTCCGGAGAAGGGAGACCAGCGGCTGACCGGTGCCAACAGCGCGCTCCTCGAGCAGGCCGACCGATCGACGGTCCCGGTGTACTTCTTCTACCAGCCGGCTGATAGCGACGAACTCAGATACGAGGGGCTGGTCGACGTCGTCGGTTCCGAACGCGTCTCGCTGGACGAGCGGATGGTCTACCGGTTCACGATGGATCGACTCGAGATCGAGCCGGCCGAGTTCGAGGCGTTCTCGGAATCGGTGTCCGACAACGTCGCGGACGACGAGACCGACGAACCGGCTCTCACCGACGACGAGGCGGAATTCACCGAGGTCCAGCGACGGGTCCGCTCGAGTGCATTTCCGAAGAAAGTCACGTCCGCCTACGACGGCCGGTGTGCGATCTGTGGGAAATCGCGTGAATCCCCGGACGGCGTGATCGATATCGAGGCCGCACACATCTATCCGAAGCGGGCGAACGGCCGCGACAACGTTCGAAACGGGCTCGCCCTCTGTCGGCTCCACCACTGGGCGTTCGACACCGGCTGGCTCGCGGTGGCCGACGATTATCGGATTCTGGTCGCCGATCGCCCCGACCTCGAGGGTTACGAGGAGTTCGCACCCCTCGAGAACGAGTCGCTCACGCTCCCCGACGCCGAGGACCTCCGTCCGCATGCGACGTTCCTCGCCGCCCATCGGGATCGACACGGGTTCGAATCGCCGTGA
- a CDS encoding DUF393 domain-containing protein, whose translation MSESEATLVYDDDCGFCTWWADYFDERMALRIVGFSDLPDELRARLPDEYEDCSHLVTDDEVYSCGASIEEALTRTDVGGPVDDVVEFLRQFEDYERFRERGYRWVADNRDRWGRYLSKTPPARRGSEDG comes from the coding sequence ATGAGCGAGAGCGAGGCGACGCTCGTCTACGACGACGATTGCGGCTTCTGTACCTGGTGGGCCGACTACTTCGACGAGCGGATGGCCCTCCGCATCGTCGGCTTCAGCGACCTCCCCGACGAGTTACGTGCGCGACTCCCCGACGAGTACGAGGACTGCTCGCACCTGGTGACCGACGACGAGGTATACTCCTGTGGCGCGTCGATCGAGGAGGCGCTCACCCGCACCGACGTCGGCGGCCCCGTCGACGACGTCGTCGAGTTCCTTCGGCAGTTCGAGGACTACGAACGGTTCCGCGAGCGCGGCTACCGGTGGGTCGCGGACAACCGTGACCGCTGGGGCCGATACCTCTCGAAGACGCCGCCGGCGCGTCGGGGGTCCGAGGACGGCTGA
- a CDS encoding lipase maturation factor family protein gives MWQGDGYWLVRFVFQRGLALLYLLAFLVAARQFRPLAGEDGLLPLERYANGVSFWDRPSLFHVVPSDRAIGIAAWTGVVLSALTLVGAPYWLPAGFATPVSMALWAALWALYLSFVNAGQTFYGYGWESMLCETGFLAIFLGAGSVAPPFVVILLLQWVLFRNMFGAGLIKLRGDDCWRDLTAMDYHYETQPIPNPVSWFAHHLPDRFHRVETFGNHVLELLIPFCYFAPQPLSALAGLATIGFQGWLMVTGNFAWLNALTIVLAIPTFSDGVLAAALPISAPATAPTPLYLEALAVILAVIVLVLSVQPVRNMLSESQLMNTSFDPLNLVNTYGAFGSITRERYEIVVEGTTDEELTPETEWRSYRFKGKPTDPERRPPQVAPYHLRLDWQLWFAAMSPTPRRSPWFPRFLAKLLEADAETLALLAEDPFDGEPPTHVRAVRYHYRYTTPEERSESGRWWSRERVGTYVQPVSLEELRVRQSRFR, from the coding sequence ATGTGGCAGGGCGACGGCTACTGGCTCGTCCGGTTCGTCTTCCAGCGGGGCCTCGCGCTGCTGTACCTGCTCGCCTTTCTCGTCGCTGCGCGTCAGTTTCGACCGCTGGCGGGCGAGGACGGGTTGTTGCCGCTCGAGCGGTACGCCAACGGGGTTTCGTTCTGGGACCGGCCGAGCCTCTTCCACGTCGTGCCGAGCGACCGGGCGATCGGTATCGCGGCCTGGACCGGCGTGGTGCTCTCGGCGCTGACGCTCGTGGGAGCGCCATACTGGCTCCCCGCGGGATTCGCGACGCCGGTTTCGATGGCCCTGTGGGCCGCGCTGTGGGCGCTCTATCTCTCCTTCGTGAACGCGGGCCAGACCTTCTACGGCTACGGCTGGGAGTCGATGCTCTGCGAGACCGGGTTTCTCGCCATCTTTCTGGGGGCGGGATCGGTCGCACCGCCGTTCGTCGTGATCTTGCTCCTGCAGTGGGTGCTGTTTCGCAACATGTTCGGTGCCGGGCTCATCAAACTCCGCGGCGACGACTGCTGGCGGGATCTGACCGCCATGGACTACCACTACGAGACCCAGCCGATCCCGAACCCCGTGAGCTGGTTCGCCCACCACCTCCCGGATCGGTTTCACCGCGTTGAGACGTTCGGAAACCACGTCCTCGAGCTCCTGATACCGTTTTGCTACTTCGCACCACAACCCCTGTCGGCGCTGGCCGGGCTGGCGACGATCGGCTTTCAGGGCTGGCTGATGGTCACGGGGAACTTCGCCTGGCTGAACGCGCTCACGATCGTGCTGGCGATTCCGACGTTTAGCGACGGCGTGCTCGCGGCCGCGCTCCCGATTTCCGCGCCCGCGACCGCGCCGACGCCGCTCTATCTCGAGGCCCTCGCGGTCATCCTGGCCGTGATCGTGCTCGTCCTGAGCGTCCAGCCGGTGCGAAACATGCTCTCGGAGAGCCAGCTCATGAACACGTCGTTCGATCCGCTCAATCTCGTCAACACCTACGGCGCGTTCGGCTCGATAACGCGAGAGCGCTACGAGATCGTCGTCGAGGGAACCACCGACGAGGAACTCACGCCGGAGACGGAGTGGCGGTCATATCGGTTCAAAGGGAAGCCGACCGATCCGGAGCGCCGGCCGCCGCAGGTCGCGCCCTATCACCTCCGGCTCGACTGGCAGCTGTGGTTCGCCGCCATGTCGCCGACCCCGCGCCGGAGTCCGTGGTTCCCGCGATTCCTCGCGAAACTGCTCGAGGCCGACGCGGAGACGCTCGCGCTGCTCGCCGAGGACCCGTTCGACGGGGAGCCGCCGACACACGTCCGAGCGGTCCGGTACCACTACCGGTACACCACGCCCGAGGAGCGGAGCGAAAGCGGCCGCTGGTGGTCACGAGAGCGCGTCGGGACGTACGTGCAGCCGGTCTCGCTCGAGGAGTTGCGAGTTCGTCAGTCGCGATTTCGATAG
- a CDS encoding CynX/NimT family MFS transporter, whose protein sequence is MDDRMSRRRAYAAVVVGTGGYTCLMFIWFSLPASLTTIIDDLGLSGTQAGVVAGAVPLTYIPIALFTGLIIDRVGPGRSLAAGVLIYGVAQIGRSFAAGFPSLLAATLLIGVGATAITFGLPKLVSVLFPPDETGFPSSIYLVGASAGTAGAFAVGRPILSPLLGGWRELFFWSGIVAVGYGILWFVVARRLGIDARNRAANDADAADSSLSLAAVRRDLALVLTHRELQLVVVIGTMYLLIAHGMQGWLPTLLEARGYSPDRAGRTTSLLVAANVVGVLTVPAVADRLGARRTALMVCGLVASLGISGVLSSGLGLVLLGSVLVTGFGFGGLSPLIRAIPPELEGIGARLTGTAVGFIFAVGEIGGFLGPVLIGMLYDLTGSYAPGLGILATGGLVVAVAGGVLRYRYE, encoded by the coding sequence GACGACCTCGGGCTCTCGGGCACGCAGGCCGGCGTCGTCGCGGGTGCGGTCCCGCTGACCTACATCCCGATTGCGCTGTTCACGGGCCTGATCATCGACCGCGTCGGGCCAGGTCGGAGCCTCGCGGCGGGCGTCCTGATCTACGGCGTCGCCCAGATTGGGCGCAGTTTCGCGGCCGGGTTTCCGTCGCTGCTCGCGGCGACGCTGCTGATCGGCGTCGGCGCGACGGCCATCACCTTCGGGCTGCCGAAACTCGTCTCCGTGCTGTTTCCGCCCGACGAGACCGGCTTCCCGTCCTCGATCTATCTCGTCGGCGCGTCGGCGGGAACGGCCGGCGCGTTCGCCGTCGGGCGGCCAATTCTGAGCCCGCTGCTGGGCGGCTGGCGCGAGCTGTTCTTCTGGAGCGGGATCGTCGCGGTCGGCTACGGCATCCTGTGGTTCGTCGTCGCTCGCCGGTTGGGGATCGACGCCCGAAATCGCGCGGCCAACGACGCCGACGCGGCGGACTCGTCGCTCTCGCTCGCCGCCGTTCGTCGGGATCTCGCGCTCGTGCTCACCCACCGCGAACTACAGCTCGTAGTCGTCATCGGGACGATGTATCTGCTGATCGCCCACGGAATGCAGGGATGGCTCCCGACGCTGCTCGAGGCACGGGGCTACTCGCCGGATCGAGCGGGACGGACGACGAGCCTGCTCGTCGCCGCCAACGTCGTCGGCGTGCTGACCGTCCCCGCGGTCGCCGACCGACTGGGCGCTCGCCGCACCGCCCTGATGGTGTGCGGGCTCGTCGCTAGTCTCGGAATTTCGGGCGTGCTCTCGAGCGGCCTCGGGCTCGTGCTTCTCGGAAGCGTCCTCGTCACCGGTTTCGGTTTCGGCGGCCTGTCGCCGCTCATTCGGGCCATTCCACCGGAACTCGAGGGGATCGGCGCGCGGCTGACCGGCACGGCCGTGGGATTCATCTTCGCTGTCGGCGAGATCGGCGGCTTCCTCGGCCCGGTACTGATCGGGATGCTGTACGACCTCACCGGCTCGTACGCGCCGGGGCTGGGAATCCTCGCGACCGGCGGGCTCGTCGTGGCGGTCGCCGGCGGCGTGTTGCGCTATCGGTACGAGTGA